A stretch of the Acyrthosiphon pisum isolate AL4f chromosome A2, pea_aphid_22Mar2018_4r6ur, whole genome shotgun sequence genome encodes the following:
- the LOC103308451 gene encoding A-kinase anchor protein 9, translating to MLKRDIKEMYQIKKQESTCVDALPDAKPHEKIIVLKRKKYHEAIDILDMKLIDTKKKTDLIRHDIKQKRIKLNDLFGRWSDMRSKVVSSVDKDSNTTKTLSALENRSHQIEMSRMEASHVTRKYRSIRNRLLEDSVVFDSTLNKLEKTIKTQQREIQRLEKINEEAIKSRDKTRLVLQKKETNAANIAKFRMKQVEQIRAQVEERKTELEKLERKIFPPGQRATHQDSIPSSSEEQRFGDNGSSDSQEITDMPYFKLKQVTGSIDSEDVRRKFVSQKETKDRLTTLKTNTENQKKDLQTKCQQLNEEFEQCRFSDAQDKEQNDEETENLKFKIIEETDRLERLQKDRSELSNQIDSTLFRLYDMCLALKEADSAPVPDKCPSIDKADWLICLLQTKYENVIRSYGTTDKDQRNVNGRIKNNDVAVLWSLDDNVVESANKDEEEKPVPNRYLIKKQAQIMVDSKSKKKGVKTPKGATQKN from the exons ATGTTGAAACGTGACATCAAAGAAATGTACCAAATCAAAAAACAAGAATCCACG tgTGTAGACGCATTACCAGATGCAAAACCTCATGAAAAAAtcatagttttaaagagaaaaaaatatcatgaagCAATAGATATTTTGGATATGAAATTGATAGACACGAAGAAAAAAACAGATCTAATTAGACATGATATCAAACAG AAAAGAATCAAGTTGAACGACTTGTTCGGGAGATGGAGTGACATGCGGTCAAAGGTTGTTTCTAGTGTAGACAAAGATTCAAATACGactaaa ACGCTGTCGGCACTTGAAAATCGATCACATCAAATCGAGATGAGCCGAATGGAAGCGTCACACGTGACACGCAAATATAGATCCATAAGAAATCGACTTTTGGAAGACTCTGTGGTGTTCGATTCAACGTTGaacaaattagaaaaaacaataaagacACAACAACGTGAAATTCAACGACTAGAA aaaatcaacGAAGAAGCCATTAAATCAAGGGACAAGACCAGGTTAGTGTTGCAGAAAAAAGAAACTAACGCAGCTAATATTGCGAAATTTCGTATGAAACAAGTAGAACAAATCAG agcGCAAGTAGAAGAAAGAAAAACTGAGCTAGAAAAATTGGAACGAAAAATATTTCCACCGGGACAGAGAGCTACACACCAGGATTCAATTCCTAGTTCTTCGGAAGAACAGCGGTTTGGAGATAATGGATCATCGGATAGTCAAGAAATTACCGACATGCCATATTTCAAACTGAAACAAGTCACTG GTTCAATTGACAGCGAAGACGTACGAAGAAAGTTTGTATCTCAAAAAGAAACTAAAGATAGATTAACaactttaaaaactaatacCGAGAATCAAAAAAAGGACCTCCAGACCAAATGCCAACAGCTTAATGAGGAATTTGAACAATGTCGATTTTCCGATGCTCAAGACAAGGaaca GAATGATGAAGAAACCGAAAatcttaagtttaaaattatcgaAGAGACAGACAGACTCGAACGTTTACAAAAAGACAGGTCCGAACTGTCAAATCAAATTGACTCGACGCTTTTTAGACTATACGACATGTGCCTGGCATTAAAAGAAGCAGACAGCGCACCAGTGCCAGACAAATGTCCAAGTATTGATAAAGCTGACTGGTTAATATGCCTGTTACAAACCAAATATGAGAATGTAATAAGAAGTTATGGAACTACAGATAAGGATCAACGTAATGTGAATGGGAGGATTAAAAACAac GACGTAGCAGTACTGTGGTCATTGGACGACAATGTCGTGGAATCGGCGAACAAGGATGAAGAAGAAAAACCTGTTCCCAATAGATATCTAATTAAGAAACAAGCGCAAATCATGGTTGATTCTAAGAGTAAAAAAAAGGGGGTTAAGACGCCAAAAGGGGCAACGCAGAAgaattga